In the genome of Microcoleus vaginatus PCC 9802, the window AACAACTCTTGACATCGCATACATTTATAAAATAGGGTACAGCCCTCCGCGCCCACCCTATTTTTATAAATTTTCTTCGAGTTTTAACGTTGTTCATGCTATAATTCTGCGGGACTGTAGCAGAAAGGGGTGCTTTTTGATGAAAGCAGAATTTTATTTTGACTGTCACAAATATATTTGCAGTTTAGTTCAAGTAGATTTTGTCAAAGAATTAAAAATAAAAAATCATCAAGGTTTTGTTTTGGCTGTTAAGCAAGGAGAAAAGATTGGACTTTTGGGGAAAAGCCGCCATAATGCTAAACAAGTTGATGTATCTAAGCCGCATTTTTATAATGTAATTAAAGCGGCTATGAGCGCTTTGGAATTAGAAACTAAAAATGAGGTGATATTAGAGAGAAATCGAACTCTTGCTGATGCCGAAGAAATGATTCAGCAGCAAAACCGAGAAATTCGCGTTCTCAACGAACAGATTAGAATGCTTGCGACTAAGGTTGAGGAATTGTCAAGGGAAAAGCAGCAGTTATCAATGCAGCTAGTAGACAAGGAAATCAGGAAAACTGAAATTAGTCAAGAAAGTGATGATTTTTTTGCTATAGCAAAATATTTAGTGACGGCGGAAAGTGAGCATCGGATTGGAGAAGTTGAAATTAATGAAAAAATCGAAGAATTGTCTGTTCAAGCTTCTGGGTTAGCGGGGCAGTTAATCGCAAATCAACAGAATTGGGAGGAGATTGAGGAAGAGGAAGAAATCAGCGAGGGCGATGTTGAAATTGTTGATTTTGAAATTATAGAAGAAGTAGAAGAAAATATCAAAAAAGTAGAAGTTCAAGGAGGCGAAAGTGAAATTAAGCGACTGCCTAAAAGGGCTTCCAACAAAAGGATGAGAAAGAAATCTTAATGCTTTAGTTATATAGCAATCCTCGGATCATTTGTGAATTTCTTACTCCCGAGCGAGCGGGTTCGGGGAGGGTTGGGGTAGGGTAAAAATTTACGACTCCTGCAAGGATTGCTATATGACTCGTTTAATTGTGGCGATCGCATTTTGGCAAAATTGCTCAACAGTTAACCGGAAAAACCCCTCGCAGCCGATCGCCCGTTTTCCCCCTGCAGCCTCGCCCACAACAAAATTTTGACAATTATTCAGGGCGATCGGTAAAATTACAGGTACGATCGAACTATTGTCAGCAGCATTAAATCCTTCAGTAATTAGTCGTTTGCCAACAGTCACATAATTGTTGACAATATTGCACAATAGATAAAATTGTAAATATATAGCACCGGCGTTTTTTTTGACCGCTTATGAATAGCAGATTCCTCGATCGCCTCCACCACCCCTCACGCCCCGTCATCGTCTTCGACGGCGCGATGGGAACCAACCTGCAAGTCCAAAACCTCACCGCAGAAGACTTTGGCGGCAAAGAATACGAAGGTTGCAACGAATATCTCGTCCACACCAAGCCGGAAGCCGTCGCCAACGTGCACCGGGGATTCCTCGAAGCAGGGGCCGATGTCATCGAAACAGACACCTTTGGCGCCGCTTCCATCGTTCTCGCCGAATACGATTTAGCAGACAAAGCGTATTATCTCAACAAAACTGCCGCCGAACTCGCCAAGGGTATCGCCGCCGAATTTTCCACGCCAGAAAAACCGAGATTTGTCGCAGGATCGATCGGGCCAGGCACCAAATTGCCAACATTAGGACACATTGATTTTGACACTCTCACCGCCGCTTTTGCCGAACAAGCAGAAGGACTTTATGACGGTGGCGTTGACTTATTTATTGTCGAAACTTGTCAAGATGTGCTGCAAATTAAATCAGCATTAAATGCCATTGAAGAAGTATTTAAGAAAAAAGGCGCGCGGATTCCGTTAATGGTATCAGTCACAATGGAAGCCACCGGCACAATGTTAGTCGGTTCCGACATCAGCGCCGCCCTAGCCATTTTGCAGCCTTACCCGATCGACATTTTAGGCCTCAACTGCGCCACCGGGCCCGATCGCATGGCCGAACACGTCAAATACCTTTCCGAACATTCGCCCTTCGTCGTTTCCTGCGTTCCCAACGCCGGTTTACCCGAAAACATCGGCGGCCACGCGCACTACAAACTCACGCCAATAGAATTAAAAATGGCCTTGATGCGCTTTGTCGAAGACTTAGGCGTACAAGTCATCGGCGGCTGCTGCGGAACCCGCTACGATCACATCCGCGAACTAGCAGAAATTGGCAAAACTCTTAAACCCAAAATCCGCGAAATTACTTGGGAACCATCCGCCGCCTCAATTTATAGCGCCCAACCCTACGAACAAGAGAATTCCTTCTTAATTGTCGGCGAAAGACTCAACGCCAGCGGTTCCAAAAAATGCCGCGATTTGCTAAACGCCGAAGACTGGGACGGTTTAGTAGCAATGGCCAGGGAACAAGTGCGAGAAGGCGCGCACATTCTCGATGTTAACGTTGATTATGTCGGCCGCGATGGCGTGCGAGACATGAAAGAATTAGTTTCCCGCGTTGTGACTAATGCCACTCTCCCTTTAATGCTGGATTCCACAGAATGGGAAAAGATGGAAGCAGGCTTAAAAGTTGCCGGCGGCAAATGTTTGCTGAATTCCACTAACTATGAAGACGGAGAACCGCGTTTTTATCAAGTTTTAGAGTTGGCGAAAAAATACGGCGCGGGCATAGTTATCGGTACAATTGACGAAGACGGGATGGCCAGAACTGCTGACCAAAAATTTGCGATCGCCCAGCGCGCATATAACGCCGCTGTCGCCTACGGAATTCCCGCCGAGGAAATCTTTTTTGACACCCTAGCTTTGCCCATTTCCACCGGGATTGAAGAAGACAGAAAAAATGGCAAAGCTACCATCGAATCGATCCGCCGCATTCGCCAAGAATTGCCCGGTTGTCACGTAATCTTAGGAGTTTCTAACATTTCCTTCGGCTTGAATCCGGCGGCGCGGCAAGTCTTGAATTCGATGTTTTTGCACGAAGCGATGCAGGCCGGGATGGACTCGGCAATTGTCAGCGCCAATAAGATTTTGCCCCTCGCCAAAATCGACCCCAAACACCAAGAAATCTGCCGTAAACTGATTTACGACGAACGGGAGTTTGACGGGGATATTTGCGTTTACGACCCCTTGGGCGACCTGACAACGGTGTTTGCGGGCAAAACTACTAAGCGCGATCGTACAGAAGACGCAAGCCTTCCGGTAGAAGAACGCCTGAAGCAGCACATCATCGACGGCGAACGCATTGGACTAGATATCCAACTCGCCAAAGCATTAGAAAGCTATCCGCCTCTCCACATAATCAATACTTTCCTGTTAGACGGGATGAAAGTAGTCGGAGAATTGTTCGGTTCGGGACAAATGCAACTGCCATTTGTATTGCAGTCAGCAGAAACCATGAAAGCGGCAGTTGCCTATTTAGAACCGCACATGGAAAAGTCAGAATCTGGGGACAATGCCAAAGGCACATTCATCATCGCTACTGTCAAAGGCGACGTTCACGATATCGGCAAAAACTTAGTTGATATTATTTTATCAAACAACGGCTACCGAGTGATAAACTTGGGGATTAAACAGTCGGTTGACAATATCATCGAAGCTTACGAAAAGCACAAAGCCGACTGTATTGCCATGAGTGGCTTGCTGGTAAAATCCACCGCGTTCATGAAAGAGAATCTGGAAGTGTTCAACCAGAAAGGAATCACCGTTCCGGTAATTTTGGGCGGCGCAGCTTTGACTCCCAAGTTTGTACATGAAGACTGCCAAAATACCTACAAAGGTAAAGTAGTTTACGGCAAAGATGCGTTTTCTGATTTGCACTTTATGGACAAACTCATGCCAGCCAAATCTGCTGGTAAATGGGAAGACTTGCAAGGATTTTTAGATGAAAGAGAGGATGATAATGGCGCGGTTAAAGAAGCTAAAGCGGCGCCAGAAACTTCTGTAGAAGATGCCAAGAAAGCAGACACTCCTGTGGTGATAGATACCAGGCGATCCGAAGCAGTTGCAGGAGATATCGATCGCCCGACTCCTCCTTTCTGGGGAACGAAACTGTTGCAGGGAGAAGACATCCCCTTTGAGGAGATTTTCTGGCACTTAGATTTGCAAGCTTTAGTTGCCGGTCAGTGGCAGTTCCGCAAGCCAAAAGACCAATCGCGGGAAGAATACGATGCTTTCTTAGCGGAAAAAGTTTATCCGATCTTGGAAGAATGGAAACACAAAGTCATCGCCGAAAAGTTACTGTATCCCCAAGCAATTTACGGGTATTTTCCCTGTCAAGCTGAAGGCAATTCTTTGTATTTGTACGACCCAGAAATCATGGCTGGCGGGCAAGATGTATCGACACCCGCTGCAACATTGACATTTCCCCGCCAAAAATCGGGGCGCAGGCTGTGCATTGCCGACTTTTTCGCGCCCAAAGAATCGGGTAAAATCGATGTATTTCCGATGCAAGTAGCAACAGTGGGAGAAATTGCTACAGAGTACGCGCAAAAGCTATTTGCTAACAATCAATATAGCGACTATCTCTACTTTCACGGATTAGCGGTACAGACAGCGGAAGCCGTAGCAGAATGGACTCACGCGCGAATTCGGCGCGAATTGGGCTTTGGTAGCGAAGAACCGGACAACATTCGCGATATGCTAGCCCAAAGATATCGCGGTTCGCGGTACAGTTTCGGCTATCCCGCTTGTCCGAATATGGCGGATCAGTACAAGCAACTGGAATTGTTAAAGTGCGATCGTATCAACCTCTACATGGATGAAAGCGAACAACTGTATCCCGAACAATCAACAACCGCCATTATCACCTATCACCCAGCCGCCAAATACTTCAGCGCTTAATTTATAAAGTGCGCTATAAGCACCTTTCTCTCGCTTTTATCATTCATTATCCTCGTTCCCAGGCAGAGAGAGCCTGGGAACAAAGATCCCGAGGCTGTGCCTCCCTTTAAAAACCGAGAGGCAGAGCCTTAAAAAATGCGTTTTCAGGTATAACCTGGGAACAAGAAAAAAATAGTTCACCAATTAAACCAACAAAAAAGCACCTTAAAAAAAGTGCTTTCCTGAATATGAACTTTCCGTGTCTGACGAAACTTTTAGGAGTGATGCCGAGGAGTGCGCGCGCCGGCAGATGCTCCTACCATCGCAGCAACTAAACCCAATAGTGAGCCGAACAAGAACGACCAACCAGCTTTTGCAGCATTACCAGCAATATTGCGAGTATCCTGAGCAGATACGTTAGGTGCTCGGTTCGGCAAATCAACCCCGCCCTGCTGCGCTTGATTAATTGCTTCTCCCGCATTCGCAGCTATTACGCCAAAAGTACCGGCCACGCCATTTGCTAACAGCCAAGAGCCAATTGTTAAGGTAGTTGCCCACAAAATTGCTCCGTTCAAAAGTGCTGTGTTGCGGTTCATCGGGCCGCAAGCGCGAGCAGTTACCCAACCGCCAACCCCCAAGCTAATTAACAAACTAATAATTGACCAAATTCCGACGCCGGTACCCACGTCCCCTGAAATACTGCGCGGAGCTCCTGAATTAGCAATGTTGCTCAACCCGATCGCAGCGCCCAATGCACTTAACACCAGTTGTGTGCCGATCGCAATTACCAAACCTGAAAAAATCGGGCCCCAACGTACTCGATCGTGGTATTCCATGATTGAATTCACAACCACGGGTTCGGTACCAACATTATCTACAGGTCTATTTACGTATGACATAGGTTTTTCTTTCCTCTGAGAATTGCTTTAATTTTTAACCATCTTTCACCTAAGCATTGATTATGGCTGAGATTGATAGGAAGTATATCTGCCTGGGGAAAGAACCAGTATCTATGTCTGAAGAAATAAACGAAAAAGTCATCAGCCACCAGCCCGCCGCTATTAGCGAATCATTGATGATTGATGACTGATGAGTGATGAATATTTTATCCCGTTAGAAAAGTTCCCGGACGTATACAGGAAATGCGGACGTATACAGGAAAGACAGCTTAACGCAATCTTACAGCCGTTCCAACGGCTGTAATCAGCAGCAAAGCCCCGTTCGAGTCTACATTAATCGTGCCTGTGTCCACTTCCACCCCGATTACGGCATTGGCGCCCAGGCGCTGGGCCCGTTTTTCCAGTTCCGCGAGGGCATCTCGCTGTCCTTTGAGAAACACTTCCTCGTAACTGCCGGTGCGCCCGCCGATGATGTCGCGAATGCCCGCGAAGAAATCTCGCAGGGCGTTGGTGCCGTAGACAACCTCAGCAGTTACTATTCCCAGGTAAGATTGAATTTCTGCTCCTTGGATGATATCAGTTGTTGTTACAATCATCAGTTGGCCTCAGTCGCGAAAATTTTGAGTGGGTCTTGTTCTGTAGATTTACTACATCTCGCCGCTCAAACATTCCTGGTAAACCATAAGTTGTCAGCTTGCTAAGCTGACAGCAACTCGCCCTTTCATTCCACACACTCTTTGAAACAAATGGCCGTGTACAAACAAAGTCTCTTGGTATTCAGTACGCTGTTAGTAGCAGGATTCGCGGTCGCTGCGCCGCAGATAGCGCTCTCAGCAGAAACATCTGTTCAAGTCAACCCTGAAAATAATTCAAATTTAGATGCTCTGCTGCGACAAGGGCGCGAGTTGGTAGATTTAGGAGACTACAGTAAGGCGATCGCCATTTATCAGGAAGCAGCACGTTTAGATACGGAAAACCCCCGCATTTTTTCTGGTATTGGCTATTTAGAAGCGCGTCAAGGCAACTATCAAGCCTCAGTGGAATTTTACCAACAAGCGATCGGTCTGGAACCGAACAATGCTGACTTCCAATACGCCTTAGGATATGCTATGGCGAATTTGCAAAACTATCCCGCAGCAGCCACAGCTTACCGCCGCGCCGCTGCGCTCGATCGCAAAAATGTCAATGCCCGGATCGGTCTCGGAGTGGTACTCTTTCAGCAAAAAGATTACAGCGGTTCTTTTAAAGCATACCAAGAGGCGATCGCCCTCGATCCGAAAAATTGGCAAGCTTATTCTTCAATGGGTTTAGTATTGATCCAGCAGGAAAATTTTGCCAGTGCAGTTACCGTGCTCCAACAAGCAGCCGAACTCGCTCCCAAACAAGCCGGTGTCCAGTTAAAATTAGGCACTGCTTTGCTGCGTGCCGGCTATACTTCCGAAGGGCTAGCAGCTTTTGAAGAAGCTGCCAAATTGGAGCCCCGGAATCCAGAAGTGCAGTTAGAAATTGGCGAACTTCTCAAGGGTCAAAACGACTTAGACGGAGCGCTGGTAGCTTATCAGCGGGCTATTGCGGTGCGACCAAATTTAGTGGAAGCACACGCAGGAATCGGGCAAATTCAACTGGAAAAACAAGATTTTTTAGCAGCCATTACCACTTTTGGGCGAGTGATAAAGCTCGATCCAAACAGAGCCGAAGCTTATTACAATATGGGTACGGCACTCAAAGCGCGCGATCGCAAATCCGAAGCAATTGAAGCTTTTCAACAAGCCCTCAACACTTACCGCCAGCAAGGCAACAATGAGGGTGTACAAAAAGCTGAGGCGGCGCTCCAGCAACTAAAGTAATATTTCTCAATGTACTAATTGGTAATTGGTAATTGGTAATGAGTTTTGAGTTTTGAGTAAGTAATTTTTGTAAGGCTTAACCCTTCCAATCCCAGGGTTGCCAGGAAGGACAGAATCTCAAAACTTTTTTTATTACCTCTTACCTCTTGCCTCTTGCCTCTTCCTTCGTTTAAAAAACTCCGGTTTATCTGGCAGATATTACTCGTGATTAAGTTTTATTTTGCGCGCAAATAAACGTGATTAAATGCGGTATAATACTGGGGCAAATTTTCAGAGGGGATCGCTCTTAAAATCAGAGAGGAAATCAGGGCGATCGCAGTTAAAAATTTGCGACAGGCTATCTCTTTTGTAAGATGCTCAAACTACTCTCTTAAGACCAATCTATTTCTATTGGTAGAGACTGGCAACTTGTTAACATTTGTAAAATGAGCAAAATATCTTATCCCCAGAGCTTCATCTATGCAAACGTATGACGTGATTATCATAGGAGCCGGTCACAACGGACTGGTCTGCGCCTCTTATCTCCTCAAAGCGGGATATACCGTCCTGTTGTTAGAAAAACGTTCGGTTCCCGGCGGCGCGGCAACTACTGAAGCTGCGATTCCCGAATTGCCGGATTTTAAATTCAATATGTGCGCGATCGACCACGAATTTATCCATTTAGGGCCAGTTGTAGAAGAATTAGAACTGGAAAAACACGGTTTAGAATATCTTTTCTGCGATCCAGTTGCCTTTTGTCCGCATCCCGACGGCAAATATTTCTTAGCGCACAAATCTGTAGAAAAAACTTGTGCTGAAATTGCCCGCTACAACGAGCGCGATGCTAAAAAATATGCCGAATATACAGACTTTTGGCAGCGGGCTTTAGGTGCGATGGTTCCGATGTTTAATGCGCCACCAAAATCCCTCATAGATATTGCAGGCAACTACGATATTGCCAAACTAAAAGATTTATTTTCAGTGATCGGTTCCCCCGACAAAACGCTGGACTTTATTCGCACGATGCTCACCAGCGCTGAAGACCTTCTCAACGAGTGGTTTGACGAGGAATTTATCAAAGCACCTCTAGCAAGATTCGCCGCAGAACTCGGCGCGCCTCCTTCGCAAAAAACTCTGGCTGTAGGCGCAATTATGCTGGCAATGAGGCACAATCCCGGCATGGCAAGACCGCGCGGAGGGACTGGTGCATTAGTGCAAGCGCTGCTTAATGTAGTGAAAAGTTACTCGGGTGTGGTACTTACCGACCAGCACGTCGAGAAAATATTAGTTGATGACGGTCGCGCTGTGGGAGTTCGAGTTGCCAACGGCACGGAATACCGCGCTACAAAAGGTGTCATTTCTAATATTGATGCTAAGCGCTTGTTTCTGCACTTAATGGACTCCAGCGATGTTGACAGTGCCGACCCGGATTTGCGGGAAAGATTGGAGCGCAAAATTGTTAACAACAACGAGACTATTCTCAAAATAGACTTAGCTCTAAATGAAATGCCCAAGTTTGAGCGCTGGAATCATCGGGACGAATATTTAATCGGGTCGGTTTTAATTGCAGACTCGGTGAGACACGTTGAAATTTCTCACAGCGAGCCTTCAATCGGCAGAATTCCCGACTCTGACCCATCGATGTATGTAGTGTTTCCGACGGTACTAGACCCGTCAATGGCTCCCCCCGGACATCATACGGCTTGGATTGAATTTTTTGCTCCTTACATGATCGAAAATGCTGAAGGAACCGGCCAGCACGGTACGGGTTGGACGGATGAGCTGAAAAACAAAGTTGCCGATCGCTGCATCGATAAATTAGCAGAATACGCGCCAAATATCAAAAATTCAATTATAGGGCGCCACGTGGAGAGTCCGGCGGAGTTGGGAGAGCGTTTGGGCGCTTTGAAGGGGAATTATTATCACGTTGACATGACGTTGGATCAGATGATATTTTTCCGTCCTTTACCGGAGTTGGCGAATTACAAAACACCGATCGACGGTTTGTTTCTGACGGGGGCGGGAACGCATCCGGGCGGATCGATTTCCGGTATGCCGGGACGCAATACGGCTCGCGTTTTCATGCACTCGCAGCAGCCTTTCGCGCAGACTTTGGCAGATGCGGCTAATACTCTGAAAGCGAAGGGTAAGTCGGTATTTCGGAGTAATGAGAAGTAAGATTTTTTGAAACACAGATGAACGCAAAGAAACGCAGATGAATCACATCTGCGTTTCTTTGCGTTCATTTATCAGTCTGTGAGTGCGAGAATTTTTTCTGGTTGATTCTCTGTGAAGGGAAAACGATTTGCGATCGCCCTCAATACCTTTTCTAAATCTTGTGCATCTTTCGCGAGCGGTGGCGACGCTTTGCGTTTCATCAAATCTGTTTAAATATTTTTGGATCACAGAGTATATTCCATCGATAAAATTCTCAATATTAGAAGAACAAGTTAACGCTGAAGGCATTTTGGAACTTAGTGTCGCCGCCAAACCTCTAATGAAAGCAGAACAG includes:
- the metH gene encoding methionine synthase; its protein translation is MNSRFLDRLHHPSRPVIVFDGAMGTNLQVQNLTAEDFGGKEYEGCNEYLVHTKPEAVANVHRGFLEAGADVIETDTFGAASIVLAEYDLADKAYYLNKTAAELAKGIAAEFSTPEKPRFVAGSIGPGTKLPTLGHIDFDTLTAAFAEQAEGLYDGGVDLFIVETCQDVLQIKSALNAIEEVFKKKGARIPLMVSVTMEATGTMLVGSDISAALAILQPYPIDILGLNCATGPDRMAEHVKYLSEHSPFVVSCVPNAGLPENIGGHAHYKLTPIELKMALMRFVEDLGVQVIGGCCGTRYDHIRELAEIGKTLKPKIREITWEPSAASIYSAQPYEQENSFLIVGERLNASGSKKCRDLLNAEDWDGLVAMAREQVREGAHILDVNVDYVGRDGVRDMKELVSRVVTNATLPLMLDSTEWEKMEAGLKVAGGKCLLNSTNYEDGEPRFYQVLELAKKYGAGIVIGTIDEDGMARTADQKFAIAQRAYNAAVAYGIPAEEIFFDTLALPISTGIEEDRKNGKATIESIRRIRQELPGCHVILGVSNISFGLNPAARQVLNSMFLHEAMQAGMDSAIVSANKILPLAKIDPKHQEICRKLIYDEREFDGDICVYDPLGDLTTVFAGKTTKRDRTEDASLPVEERLKQHIIDGERIGLDIQLAKALESYPPLHIINTFLLDGMKVVGELFGSGQMQLPFVLQSAETMKAAVAYLEPHMEKSESGDNAKGTFIIATVKGDVHDIGKNLVDIILSNNGYRVINLGIKQSVDNIIEAYEKHKADCIAMSGLLVKSTAFMKENLEVFNQKGITVPVILGGAALTPKFVHEDCQNTYKGKVVYGKDAFSDLHFMDKLMPAKSAGKWEDLQGFLDEREDDNGAVKEAKAAPETSVEDAKKADTPVVIDTRRSEAVAGDIDRPTPPFWGTKLLQGEDIPFEEIFWHLDLQALVAGQWQFRKPKDQSREEYDAFLAEKVYPILEEWKHKVIAEKLLYPQAIYGYFPCQAEGNSLYLYDPEIMAGGQDVSTPAATLTFPRQKSGRRLCIADFFAPKESGKIDVFPMQVATVGEIATEYAQKLFANNQYSDYLYFHGLAVQTAEAVAEWTHARIRRELGFGSEEPDNIRDMLAQRYRGSRYSFGYPACPNMADQYKQLELLKCDRINLYMDESEQLYPEQSTTAIITYHPAAKYFSA
- a CDS encoding tetratricopeptide repeat protein, yielding MAVYKQSLLVFSTLLVAGFAVAAPQIALSAETSVQVNPENNSNLDALLRQGRELVDLGDYSKAIAIYQEAARLDTENPRIFSGIGYLEARQGNYQASVEFYQQAIGLEPNNADFQYALGYAMANLQNYPAAATAYRRAAALDRKNVNARIGLGVVLFQQKDYSGSFKAYQEAIALDPKNWQAYSSMGLVLIQQENFASAVTVLQQAAELAPKQAGVQLKLGTALLRAGYTSEGLAAFEEAAKLEPRNPEVQLEIGELLKGQNDLDGALVAYQRAIAVRPNLVEAHAGIGQIQLEKQDFLAAITTFGRVIKLDPNRAEAYYNMGTALKARDRKSEAIEAFQQALNTYRQQGNNEGVQKAEAALQQLK
- a CDS encoding NAD(P)/FAD-dependent oxidoreductase, which encodes MQTYDVIIIGAGHNGLVCASYLLKAGYTVLLLEKRSVPGGAATTEAAIPELPDFKFNMCAIDHEFIHLGPVVEELELEKHGLEYLFCDPVAFCPHPDGKYFLAHKSVEKTCAEIARYNERDAKKYAEYTDFWQRALGAMVPMFNAPPKSLIDIAGNYDIAKLKDLFSVIGSPDKTLDFIRTMLTSAEDLLNEWFDEEFIKAPLARFAAELGAPPSQKTLAVGAIMLAMRHNPGMARPRGGTGALVQALLNVVKSYSGVVLTDQHVEKILVDDGRAVGVRVANGTEYRATKGVISNIDAKRLFLHLMDSSDVDSADPDLRERLERKIVNNNETILKIDLALNEMPKFERWNHRDEYLIGSVLIADSVRHVEISHSEPSIGRIPDSDPSMYVVFPTVLDPSMAPPGHHTAWIEFFAPYMIENAEGTGQHGTGWTDELKNKVADRCIDKLAEYAPNIKNSIIGRHVESPAELGERLGALKGNYYHVDMTLDQMIFFRPLPELANYKTPIDGLFLTGAGTHPGGSISGMPGRNTARVFMHSQQPFAQTLADAANTLKAKGKSVFRSNEK